One Halomonas sp. THAF5a genomic region harbors:
- a CDS encoding DsbA family protein: MTRPRITLDVFSDVVCPFCYLEAPELDALAERFAGEVEIRWRAFELRPAPEPTLDPDGDYLHDVWARAVTPMAAERGMTLRLPRRQPRSRLAHEAHAWAAEQAGERPDAGTAMRMALFRGFFEESLDLADAEVLAGVADGLGLDGAALHRALIAGDYREHVLADQRLAGELGIGGVPGLRFSLDGEHAGVLEGAQPRRQLFLAVERLRDLMG, from the coding sequence ATGACCCGGCCACGCATCACCCTCGACGTCTTCAGCGACGTCGTCTGTCCCTTCTGCTATCTGGAGGCGCCGGAACTCGACGCCCTGGCCGAGCGCTTCGCGGGCGAGGTCGAGATCCGCTGGCGCGCCTTCGAGCTGCGCCCCGCGCCGGAGCCGACCCTCGACCCCGACGGCGACTACCTGCACGACGTCTGGGCGCGGGCCGTCACCCCCATGGCGGCGGAGCGCGGCATGACCCTGCGCCTGCCTCGCCGGCAGCCCCGCTCGCGGCTGGCCCACGAGGCCCATGCCTGGGCCGCCGAGCAGGCGGGTGAGCGCCCCGATGCGGGGACGGCGATGCGCATGGCGCTGTTTCGCGGCTTCTTCGAGGAGAGCCTGGACCTGGCCGATGCCGAGGTCCTCGCCGGGGTGGCCGACGGCCTGGGCCTGGATGGCGCGGCCCTGCACCGGGCACTGATAGCGGGTGACTATCGCGAGCACGTGCTGGCCGATCAGCGCCTCGCCGGGGAACTCGGCATCGGCGGCGTGCCGGGCCTGCGCTTCTCGCTGGACGGCGAGCACGCCGGGGTGCTCGAGGGCGCGCAGCCGCGCCGCCAGCTGTTCCTGGCCGTGGAGCGGCTGCGCGATCTGATGGGCTGA
- a CDS encoding M20/M25/M40 family metallo-hydrolase, giving the protein MSDSQAPWTQAMPEAQFDLMRRILAAPSPVGLEGAMTYGVLKPRFEATTPAHWRLQQFKGHAGVVLDTHPGRDDLFKVMIIGHADKIRMQVRSIGEDGKIWINTDSFLPGVLIGHEVTLFSEDPQAPGQYRRLEGGTVEALGAIHFSDPAQRSGEKGIKKEQIYLDLQIHGENKKQQVENLGVRPGDAILLNRPIRPGFSPDTFYGAYLDNGLGCFVTAEVARLIAEAGGTEQVRVLFAIASYEEIGRFGSRVLAGELRPDAIIAVDVNHDYVAAPGIGDRRMQPLEMGKGFTMSVGAIASEQLNRIVETTARQRGIPFQRDIVGPDTGTDGMAGVLAAVDCVATSIGFPIRNMHTISETGHTKDVLAAIHAITHTVQALDALPDPHREFLDHHPRLDEAGPLTHRGSEKPGEDETQGAG; this is encoded by the coding sequence ATGAGCGATTCCCAAGCCCCCTGGACCCAAGCCATGCCCGAGGCGCAGTTCGACCTGATGCGACGCATCCTCGCCGCCCCGAGCCCCGTGGGGCTGGAGGGCGCCATGACCTACGGCGTGCTGAAGCCACGCTTCGAGGCCACCACCCCCGCACACTGGCGGCTCCAGCAGTTCAAGGGCCATGCCGGCGTGGTGCTCGACACCCACCCGGGCCGCGACGACCTGTTCAAGGTGATGATCATCGGCCACGCCGACAAGATCCGCATGCAGGTACGCTCGATCGGCGAGGACGGCAAGATCTGGATCAACACCGACTCCTTCCTGCCCGGCGTGCTGATCGGCCACGAGGTCACGCTGTTCAGCGAGGACCCGCAGGCACCCGGCCAGTACCGGCGCCTCGAGGGCGGCACCGTGGAGGCGCTGGGTGCCATCCACTTCTCCGACCCGGCGCAGCGCTCCGGCGAGAAGGGCATCAAGAAGGAGCAGATCTACCTTGACCTGCAGATCCACGGCGAGAACAAGAAGCAGCAGGTGGAGAACCTCGGCGTGCGCCCCGGCGATGCCATCCTGCTGAACCGTCCCATCCGGCCGGGCTTCAGCCCGGACACCTTCTACGGCGCCTACCTGGACAACGGCCTGGGCTGCTTCGTCACCGCCGAGGTGGCGCGGCTGATCGCCGAGGCGGGCGGTACCGAGCAGGTGCGAGTGCTGTTCGCCATCGCCAGCTACGAGGAGATCGGCCGCTTCGGCAGCCGGGTACTGGCCGGAGAGCTGCGTCCCGACGCCATCATCGCCGTGGACGTGAACCACGACTACGTGGCCGCCCCCGGCATCGGCGACCGGCGCATGCAGCCCCTGGAGATGGGCAAGGGCTTCACCATGTCGGTGGGGGCCATCGCCAGCGAGCAGCTCAACCGGATCGTCGAGACCACCGCCCGGCAGCGGGGCATTCCCTTCCAGCGCGATATCGTGGGGCCGGATACCGGCACCGACGGCATGGCGGGGGTGCTTGCCGCCGTGGACTGCGTCGCCACCTCGATCGGCTTCCCGATCCGCAACATGCACACCATCTCCGAGACCGGCCACACCAAGGACGTGCTGGCGGCGATCCACGCCATCACCCACACCGTCCAGGCGCTGGACGCTCTGCCCGACCCGCATCGCGAGTTCCTCGACCACCACCCGCGCCTGGACGAGGCGGGGCCGCTCACCCATCGCGGCAGCGAAAAGCCCGGCGAGGACGAGACCCAGGGCGCCGGCTAG
- a CDS encoding zinc ribbon domain-containing protein YjdM — translation MSDLPNCPECGSEFTYDDGMQHVCPECGHEWSKEAPAAGEDEPVIRDANGNPLADGDTVTVIKDLKVKGASSVVKVGTKVKNIRLVDGDHDIDCKVDGIGPMKLKSMFVKKA, via the coding sequence ATGAGCGATCTGCCCAACTGCCCCGAGTGCGGCTCCGAGTTCACTTACGACGACGGCATGCAGCACGTCTGTCCGGAGTGCGGCCACGAGTGGTCGAAGGAGGCCCCGGCGGCGGGCGAGGACGAGCCGGTGATCCGCGATGCCAACGGCAATCCGCTGGCCGACGGCGACACCGTGACCGTGATCAAGGACCTCAAGGTCAAGGGTGCCTCCTCGGTGGTGAAGGTCGGCACCAAGGTCAAGAACATCCGCCTGGTCGACGGGGATCACGACATCGACTGCAAGGTCGACGGCATCGGGCCGATGAAGCTCAAGTCGATGTTCGTCAAGAAGGCCTGA
- a CDS encoding complex I NDUFA9 subunit family protein has translation MMREAPVVVFGGTGFLGGAIVRELVECGRAVRIAARHPTLPAWAEEGDVIELATADLRDEASVAAALAGAGAVVNAVSRYVETREASFEAIHVTGAGRLARLARAAGIARLVQVSGIGASLDSPSAYVRARARGEAAVLDAMPKAIIVRPSVLFGPNDAFLSGLAGLTRLPLIPLFGRGSTRLQPVHVGDVARAIAQLTGRPATPRRLFELGGPEVLRYRELLEALLAHLGRSRPLVPLPFLAWRLAAALARPLPGPPLTRDQVILMQADNVADPEVGGFADLGILPHSLRESLPSCLPSAPPRR, from the coding sequence ATGATGCGCGAGGCCCCCGTGGTGGTCTTCGGCGGCACCGGCTTTCTCGGTGGCGCCATCGTCCGGGAACTGGTGGAGTGCGGCCGGGCGGTGCGCATCGCCGCCCGTCACCCGACGCTGCCCGCCTGGGCCGAGGAGGGCGACGTCATCGAGCTCGCCACCGCCGACCTGCGTGACGAGGCGAGCGTGGCTGCCGCCCTGGCGGGCGCGGGCGCCGTGGTCAACGCCGTCAGCCGCTACGTGGAGACCCGCGAGGCGAGCTTCGAGGCGATCCACGTGACCGGCGCCGGCCGGCTGGCCCGCCTGGCCCGGGCGGCGGGCATCGCCCGCCTGGTGCAGGTCTCGGGGATCGGCGCCAGCCTCGATTCGCCCTCGGCCTACGTGCGGGCCCGCGCCCGGGGCGAGGCGGCGGTGCTCGACGCCATGCCCAAGGCGATCATCGTGCGGCCGAGCGTGCTGTTCGGCCCGAACGACGCCTTCCTCTCGGGCCTTGCGGGCCTCACCCGGCTGCCGCTGATCCCGCTGTTCGGGCGCGGCTCGACCCGGCTTCAGCCGGTGCACGTGGGTGACGTTGCCCGGGCCATCGCCCAGCTCACCGGCCGCCCGGCGACCCCGCGGCGCCTCTTCGAGCTCGGCGGCCCCGAGGTGCTGCGCTACCGCGAGCTCCTCGAGGCGCTGCTCGCCCACCTCGGACGCTCGCGCCCGCTGGTGCCGCTGCCCTTCCTGGCGTGGCGCCTCGCCGCGGCCCTGGCCCGTCCGCTGCCCGGGCCGCCGCTGACCCGCGACCAGGTGATCCTGATGCAGGCCGACAACGTCGCCGACCCCGAGGTCGGCGGCTTCGCCGACCTCGGCATACTGCCCCACTCGCTGCGCGAGAGCCTGCCGAGCTGCCTGCCGTCGGCGCCGCCACGGCGCTGA
- a CDS encoding nucleoside deaminase encodes MQDFMYAALEEARRGLDEGGIPIGAVLVHRGVIIGRGRNRRVQLGSAVLHGEMDALENAGRHPAEVYRESTLYTTLSPCAMCSGAILLYGIPRVVIGEHRTFLGEEGLLEARGVEVEVRDDPECIALMEAFIAASPELWHEDIGE; translated from the coding sequence ATGCAAGACTTCATGTACGCCGCGCTCGAGGAGGCCCGCCGGGGACTCGACGAGGGCGGCATCCCCATCGGCGCGGTGCTGGTGCACCGCGGCGTGATCATCGGTCGCGGCCGCAATCGCCGCGTGCAGCTGGGCAGCGCGGTCCTGCATGGCGAGATGGACGCCCTGGAGAATGCGGGGCGCCATCCGGCCGAGGTCTACCGGGAGAGCACGCTCTATACCACGCTCTCGCCCTGCGCCATGTGCAGCGGCGCCATCCTGCTCTACGGGATTCCCCGGGTCGTGATCGGCGAGCACCGGACCTTCCTGGGCGAGGAGGGGCTGCTCGAGGCGCGCGGCGTCGAGGTGGAGGTGCGCGATGATCCCGAGTGCATCGCGCTCATGGAGGCCTTCATCGCGGCCTCGCCCGAGCTGTGGCACGAGGACATCGGCGAATAG
- a CDS encoding NADPH-dependent FMN reductase, whose amino-acid sequence MTDRQPHPRILVFAGSTRAGSCNKRLARQAAESIERAGGRPTFIDLRDHPMPLYDGDLEAEQGLPENALVLRRGLAEHDGLLIASPEYNGFPTPLLKNTVDWLSRPHQGESGLALFADKLAAVVSASPGALGGLRSLTLTRQLLTNIGVTVLPDQLAVARAAEAFDDRGRLVDDGQQQRLDALCQRLVDTLHRLKG is encoded by the coding sequence ATGACCGATCGCCAGCCCCATCCACGCATCCTGGTCTTCGCCGGCAGTACCCGCGCCGGCTCATGCAACAAGCGGCTGGCCCGCCAGGCCGCCGAGAGCATCGAGCGGGCGGGCGGCCGCCCCACCTTCATCGACCTGCGCGATCACCCGATGCCCCTCTACGACGGTGACCTGGAGGCCGAGCAGGGGCTGCCGGAGAACGCCCTGGTGCTGCGTCGCGGCCTGGCCGAGCACGATGGCCTGCTGATCGCCTCGCCGGAGTACAACGGCTTTCCCACTCCGCTACTCAAGAACACCGTCGACTGGCTGAGCCGCCCCCATCAGGGCGAGAGCGGCCTGGCGCTCTTCGCGGACAAGCTCGCCGCCGTGGTCTCCGCCTCTCCGGGCGCTCTCGGCGGCCTGCGCAGCCTGACGCTGACGCGCCAGCTGCTCACCAACATCGGCGTGACCGTGCTGCCCGACCAGCTGGCCGTGGCGCGCGCGGCCGAGGCCTTCGACGATCGTGGGCGGCTCGTCGACGATGGCCAGCAGCAGCGCCTCGACGCCCTCTGCCAGCGGCTGGTCGACACCCTGCACCGGCTGAAGGGCTGA
- a CDS encoding Hsp20/alpha crystallin family protein, which produces MAKKASKEVPVSTESSAQASETRAMNPFREFDRMLESFFDRGRMPSRWEHPLWERFAAFEKGMPRVDVIDRDAEVVVRAEAPGFEREELDVSVTDGAVTIKGDHREQSKEEEGDYVRSEISRGSFTRTVALPGEVDTDQAQASFRNGVLELTLPKRKRANRRRVEVK; this is translated from the coding sequence ATGGCCAAGAAAGCATCCAAGGAGGTCCCGGTCTCGACCGAGTCGTCTGCCCAGGCGTCGGAGACCCGGGCGATGAACCCGTTCCGCGAGTTCGACCGTATGCTGGAGAGCTTCTTCGATCGCGGTCGGATGCCCTCTCGCTGGGAGCACCCCCTCTGGGAGCGCTTCGCCGCCTTCGAGAAGGGCATGCCCAGGGTCGATGTCATCGACCGGGACGCCGAGGTGGTGGTGCGGGCCGAGGCCCCGGGCTTCGAGCGCGAGGAGCTCGATGTCTCGGTGACCGACGGTGCGGTGACCATCAAGGGCGACCACCGCGAGCAGAGCAAGGAGGAGGAAGGCGACTACGTTCGCTCCGAGATCTCTCGCGGCTCCTTCACCCGTACCGTGGCCCTGCCCGGCGAGGTCGACACCGACCAGGCGCAGGCCAGCTTCAGGAATGGCGTCCTCGAGCTGACGCTGCCCAAGCGCAAGCGCGCCAATCGTCGTCGGGTCGAGGTCAAGTAG